DNA sequence from the Coffea eugenioides isolate CCC68of chromosome 9, Ceug_1.0, whole genome shotgun sequence genome:
TAAGATTTAAAGGATTCAAATAGCAATGAATCAATATGAATCTAGTTAATAGTTTGTTTTTCAGAGATTAGTTTTATAAATGTTATGCGTCTATATCATAGTTGTATTAAAAAATCTCCTATTGGAATCTTGGAAAATTTAACAAAGCCCTCTTAATCAGAAGGATGAAAGAAGacaattatcttttttttttggagggtgAAGACAGTTATCTTTAATAGAACGTTCTGGTCAGCAACACATTGGTAAAGTTAGTCCTGAACATGACATATTGGAAAAGTTAGTGCCTCTATGATCAAATATTGTAATACTATTAATctagaaaggaaataaaaaactCTTAATTAGAAGAAAGGAGACAGTTATCTTTAATGGCACATTATACTAAGCAAGACTGCTGGCTTTGAGATTCAGTAACTTAAAGAGGCAAAGAGACCTAGGAATTTGATTAAACAATGAGAAGAAAGAGCACCTGAATTAGCCCTTTTATCTGATCTCTGGTGAGTTTAACCTGGAGATCTGGATCTTCAGCGTATTGCAATAGAATGTCAACCATGTCCTTAGGGATAAAatctttctctgttttcctcCTGGCCTGGTGATCATCAAGCACATGGTTATGGAATCTATCAAATTTCTTGTGAAgttctttcatttgctttacATAACCTTGGAGGTCAAATCTGTCGAGCCATGGTATCCAATCCCCAATATTGAACACACCACTCAGCAAACACCAAGTATCTATCATCTCTTGGAATTCTTCAAAGGTAGGTAGAGATCTCTCCCCTTCAGATTGTGCAAAGTACTTGTTACTCAAGACCATCTGGCTTGCAGTGGAGAGGGTAAGACGTGTTAGATGATCTCTCATAACTACTGGCTTTCCTGAGAGAGCATACAAGCTAGAAATGAAAGCACGCCTTTCTTCAATGCGTATGCTCTCGAAGGAGTCAAGTCGCTTTGGATTAAATATTTGGGTAAGATAAAGTTTACGAGCTTGTCGCCAGAATGGACCATAAGGTGCCCATGTCAAATCGGAGCAGTTATAGCTAGTGTATTTGCCAGCAGCAGTTGTAGGCCGAGAAGCGAAGATGTTGTCATGTGTTTGCAAGAATTCTTTTGCCATTTCAGGGGATGAAGCTACTACAACAGGGCTGGAACCAAATTTTAGTTGCATGATTTCTCCATATTTCTGGGACAGCAAGTGTAAGGATTGATGTGGGATTGAACCTAGGAGTTTCAAGTTGCCAACAATAGGCCATGGTTTTGGTCCTGGTGGATGATTTAGCTTTAGGCGTTTGCGAGTGGATACTTTTGAGAGAAAAGCCAATGCAACAACCCATGCCAAGGCTAAGGGCAGCCAAGTCTCCATCAGGGCTGAAATAAGTTAGCATGGCAATGAACTCCACTGGGTGTTTGAATGCCGATCTCCAGTGGGGGCTTTATGCACACGGTCATGATTGATAAGGTTAATCTGTGCCACATCCATTAATTGGCTTTGAATTGATTCTTCGGATAATTTCGAAAACCTTCCCTAAGGTGTTTGTGAATACCGCTTGGAACTTctaaacttttgaaaatctCATTAACCTCCCCAAAATAAATTCTTTTGTAACATGTTCAATGACTAGGATAGGAATGGCAATGAACGGAGTCAAACTCAAGTACAGAATGTATTCAAGCTAGAGCTCGATGAGCTTGAAGACATTACTTGAGCTCAAACTCAGTTTAAGCTCATCAACTTTGAAGGTCAAGTTCGGCTCATGTGAAAGATAAAGGTGCTCAAGAAGCAAATTAAGATCAAATTCCAGCTCGAGTGGTAAGacaattttttctaaaaatatagGTTTTTAGGTAATTTAACAATTACCTAGATGCTTGAATTCGATTCAATAATTGACTCGAGTATCAgtcaaactcgagttcgagtagAGCTTTGACTAAATTCCTTGCGAGTAACTCGATTCATCTACCACCCCTAACTAGGAGCAAAGTAAGATTAAATGATTCATTTAAGTAAAATGagcatattttttttcaaaattgccctTTCAGTTGTCTTGTTCCTTCCTTATCCAAAATCCTTATTAGTATTAATAAAAGatttaaaatccaagaaaattTTGTGTAGTGTTTGTTATTGTAATGCAACTAAatataacaatatataacaactATTAAGCAAATTATTGTTGAAATCGGAACGGACACTTATGTTGCTCGAAATGTGTATGAAGAGAGTTGAGATGAAAAGAATTGAAACATTGATGAACATATTCTAAAATATAAAGTCAAGAAATAGAGAAAACTAGATTGGTCACTAGTGGTTCTAATTGCAAGGCCAGAACCAGAAATTTTTGAGAgccaaaactaagaaaaaaaattgagagcggaggaaaaaaacccaaaaacaggCTCTACTTCGATAGTGAAAGTAC
Encoded proteins:
- the LOC113783342 gene encoding flavonoid 3'-monooxygenase-like — encoded protein: METWLPLALAWVVALAFLSKVSTRKRLKLNHPPGPKPWPIVGNLKLLGSIPHQSLHLLSQKYGEIMQLKFGSSPVVVASSPEMAKEFLQTHDNIFASRPTTAAGKYTSYNCSDLTWAPYGPFWRQARKLYLTQIFNPKRLDSFESIRIEERRAFISSLYALSGKPVVMRDHLTRLTLSTASQMVLSNKYFAQSEGERSLPTFEEFQEMIDTWCLLSGVFNIGDWIPWLDRFDLQGYVKQMKELHKKFDRFHNHVLDDHQARRKTEKDFIPKDMVDILLQYAEDPDLQVKLTRDQIKGLIQDLLVGGTETSALTVEWALNELLKHPRLIRKATEELDRVIGRDKWVEEADFSKLPFLEAIIKETFRLHPLATLLSPRYALEDCTVAGYNIAKGTTVFINTWSIGRNSKYWDSPEEFIPGRFLEKDIDMKGQNFVLLPFGSGRRMCPGYNLGIKLIRSMLANLLHGFNWKLPHGMKPEEICMEEHYGLTTHPRIPLAMIPEPRLPVNLY